One window of the Archangium primigenium genome contains the following:
- a CDS encoding hotdog fold domain-containing protein, which translates to MRAVIRLRMSSHDAHYGGNLVDGARMLGLFGDVATELCIRLDGDEGLFRAYDSVEFLAPVYAGDFIEAEGEIISMGNTSRKMRFEARKVIRPRADVNDSAADLLAEPVVVCRAAGTCVVPKDKQRGQR; encoded by the coding sequence CTTGCGCATGAGCAGCCATGACGCCCACTACGGCGGCAACCTGGTGGACGGCGCGCGCATGCTCGGCCTGTTCGGCGACGTGGCCACCGAGCTGTGCATCCGCCTGGATGGCGACGAGGGCCTGTTCCGGGCCTACGACTCGGTGGAGTTCCTCGCGCCCGTGTACGCCGGGGACTTCATCGAGGCCGAAGGGGAGATCATCAGCATGGGCAACACCTCGCGCAAGATGCGCTTCGAGGCGCGCAAGGTCATCCGTCCGCGCGCGGACGTGAACGACTCGGCGGCGGACCTGCTCGCCGAGCCGGTGGTGGTGTGCCGCGCGGCCGGCACCTGCGTGGTCCCCAAGGACAAGCAGCGAGGTCAGCGATGA